One segment of Xiphias gladius isolate SHS-SW01 ecotype Sanya breed wild chromosome 1, ASM1685928v1, whole genome shotgun sequence DNA contains the following:
- the mns1 gene encoding meiosis-specific nuclear structural protein 1, with protein MSRNWAYSRQQRLTSQRQSQEQQRQQEAGRVERERQLQASLRDEESFERRRHLRQVQEELRERQMESALLKADEERLNREKQLEQEERMAKELARINYEKQREEKMRQYIKENSLELRELESKLKSAYLNKERAAQIAEQEAMRFETMREEADFARKMKSKCERAASEQQKLEKKRHEELMQYQRELEQQLMERERKRQEAYEEFLKEKLMVDEIVRKIYEEDRMERELKLEKVRATKQHIEEFKRQQAEWRRMEQEKTEAENRRIMEFASHQQHMEESRLAKIREREEAKEYLHKILSKKIEEERQQREEMERVREELCLEEQEEANRQREIEAMEKKIKQRLMMQQTCQEQMAFKEMQRQAEKEEEEAFRKIMMAKFAEDDRIEQMNAQKRRMKQLEHKREVEKLIEERKRQREADTELEAKERAIEQEREALRRQIIEEERQRLLKRHATKLLGYLPKGLLREDDLAHFDEDFRKNFKARQADIFSEDGWDGND; from the exons ATG AGTCGCAACTGGGCCTACAGCCGGCAGCAGAGGTTAACGTCCCAGCGCCAGAGTcaggagcagcagaggcagcaggaggCCGGGCGTGTGGAGAGGGAGCGGCAGCTGCAGGCCAGTCTGCGGGACGAGGAGAGCTTTGAGAGGAGGAGACACCTGCGACAGGTGCAGGAGGAGCTCCGGGAGAGGCAAATGGAGAGCGCTCTGCTCAAG GCAGACGAGGAGAGATTAAACAGGGAAAAGCAACTTGAACAAGAGGAAAGAATGGCAAAAGAGCTAGCCCGCATAAACTATgagaagcaaagagaagagaaaatgaggcagtatatcaaAGAGAACAG CCTGGAGCTTCGAGAACTGGagtcaaaactgaaatctgCATATCTGAACAAAGAGAGAGCTGCACAGATTGCCGAGCAGGAAGCTATGAGATTTGAGACAATG CGTGAGGAGGCAGACTTTGCTCGCAAGATGAAGAGCAAATGTGAGCGAGCAGCCAGTGAGCAGCAGAAGCTGGAGAAGAAACGCCACGAGGAGCTGATGCAGTATCAGAGAGAGCTGGAGCAACAGCTGATGGAGAGGGAGCGCAAGAGACAAGAGGCATATGAGGAGTTCCTCAAAGAGAAGCTGATGGTGGATGAGATTGTCAGGAAGATTTACGAGGAGGATCGGAT GGAGAGGGAGCTGAAATTGGAGAAGGTCAGAGCCACTAAGCAGCACATTGAAGAATTCAAGAGACAGCAGGCCGAGTGGAGACGCATGGAGCAAGAGAAGACGGAGGCCGAGAACAGACGCATCATGGAGTTTGCGAGCCATCAGCAGCACATGGAGGAGAGCAGATTGGCTAAaatcagagagagggaagaagccAAAGAGTATCTTCATAAAATA CTGTCTAAGAAGATTGAAGAGGAGAGGCAGCAGCGTGAAGAGATGGAGCGAGTCCGTGAGGAACTTTGTTTAGAGGAACAGGAAGAGGctaacagacagagagaaatt GAAGCGATGgagaagaaaatcaaacagaGGCTGATGATGCAGCAGACCTGCCAGGAGCAGATGGCTTTCAAAGAGATgcagaggcaggcagagaaagaggaagaggaggcctTCAGGAAAATAATGATGGCCAAGTTTGCAGAGGACGATCGGATAGAGCAGATGAATGCCCAGAAACGACGCATGAAGCAACTTGAGCACAAACGCGAGGTGGAGAAACTGATAGAGGAAAGGAAACGGCAGCGTGAGGCCGACACG GAACTGGAGGCTAAAGAGAGAGCGATTgagcaggagagggaggcaCTTCGTAGACAGATAATTGAAGAAGAGAGGCAGCGACTCCTTAAACGCCACGCAACAAAACTCCTTGGATACTTACCTAAG GGCTTGCTCCGTGAAGATGACCTTGCGCACTTTGATGAAGACTTCAGAAAAAACTTTAAAGCACGTCAGGCCGATATCTTCTCTGAAGACGGCTGGGACGGCAATGATTAA